In Brassica napus cultivar Da-Ae chromosome A3, Da-Ae, whole genome shotgun sequence, the sequence ATCCTCGTCGGGATTTTCTCCGGTGACGGTGAAGTACAACCGGTGAATTGTGTCTCTGTACTCCGTCGAGATAGTCTCTCTCACTCGCATAAAATGATCCATCGCATCTTTCAGCTTCTTCCTCAAACCATTAACCACCGCCATCCTTTGCCGGTCAGAAGATGAACCCGGTCCGCATTCCGGTAAACTCCGGTTCACTTCATTCGAACGATCCAGTGCCTGGAGGTTTCCTTTCACACGCTTCGCCGTCTTGAGCGCCTTAGACACATCAGAGTCCATCTTGTCCTTCAACTCCTTGACAGCCTTAGCGTTATGGAGCGTCTTGCTCTTGTCGTGGCTCACTTGGAGGCTGTGGCAGAGGCGATCGAGCTCTTTCAGATCACTGTTCACTTCCTCTACATCGAGGAAGAACTTGTCGAGATTGTTCCCGCCTGAGTACTTAGCCTTTGGCATCTCGATAGTGTGCGAGTGAGGCGGCGATGAGTCGTCGGCTACGGAGCGTTTGAAAGAGCGGGAGAGAAGATCGTTCATGGCTGTTTGGTTGGTTTGAAGTTTCTCCTCAACGGACGATACAAGAAATTTTGGTTTTGAagaaatttgaaataaataaataaatcttctGATAGATTGTGTTTGTTGCAcgttaaatttataattaagttGAAAAGTCCCCCAATTATATAACGCGCGTTTGAAACTGGAACTGGTCCGTTTTCTTTTGGAGATCAAACCAAAACATCTATTTCAGCTAAACCATTATGTTGGGTTAACCAAACCACGTTGAGTACCCTTTATTGCTCGGTGCTAAATTTGTCAAATTTCACcaacttcatttatttttttattgttgcaATTTAttgatgtattttttttgtattgaatCGGTTTTGACAAGTGAATAATGGAAGAGAAAGTCCAGGTTAGAATTTATAAGAAAACGAATAAAACAATGAATATGATGTATGTATATTGTGGAAAgagagattttaaaatattcttaacatcccaaattttttttagaatattgaTTTATTGTGTTTAGTTGCTGAAGACTATAAAGAAGGAAGTTTGAATTCGTCGTTGGTTGTCTATTTCAAATActctagtaaaaaaaaatcaaatactttAGTGCTAATAGTttctaacatatgattttgTTATGTTGGGATATAATAGTTTTGTCCAACCACTTAATACTTCTTTACATTTTGTCGTTTATTTTGGAGTGACCAATATTGAAGCAACAAGAAAAAACTGatcaaaacaaacatttttaaaaattagtcaAAACATTATTAGAAATGATATAGATCACAAgatatgttaataaaatgatatagtaagaaaaaattgaaactataaatcataaaatattttgtcgCAACTACTTACATTGTCCAATCATAAGCCCAAACCGGCCCGTTTGAATCAACCTAAACACCTTAGCAACCGCTTAACCTTCAGCCGTCGAATCGAAACACTCCACCGACAAGCAAAGGAGACTACAACAAGCGATGGGAAAAGCTTCGGGAGCGAAACATGCGACTGTCGTGGTTGCAGCTTTGGCTTTTGGATGGTTAGCAATAGAGATCGCCTTCAAGCCTTTCCTCGACAAACTCCGCTCCTCAATCGACAAATCCAATCCCGCCAAAGATCCCGATGACTCCGACAAAGACGCCGCCTTCGCCGCCGCTGCAGCTGCCTCTGAGACGACGTCCTCCGTGTAGGATATTTAAATAAGGGTTTTGTTAGATTAAATCTATGTGTTCAGCTTTTAATTAAAACCTAAACAGTTTGTTTTATTgcataattatatgtttttttctacTCATTGGATGCGTCCTATAACCACACAGTGTTCGAAATTACAAAGATTGGTTTAAATGGTAATAACTAGATATGTAGCAGATTAACCATGGAAGTAAGAAATGTGTATACATATGCTGAGGGGAGACCATAACTTATGTCAGATTTAATGACTTTTAACATCTTTAGTACCCTAAAAACTTAGGATTTGTCCTAACATCTTTGTATTCAACATAGATGTATACGTCCTCTTTAAAATGCTATGATTTGCATTTGTAATTTGTATTCTTTCATTGATCCAATCCAAACAGTGATAAAAAGATAGTGATGGAGCtttcactgtttttttttccctttcttAAATTGCTTTTTACAAAAGTTATGATGATAAAGAATAGTACTTGTGAGGACAAAAGCACCAAGAAAGTATAAACGTCTCTCTAATCATGATTTAGTTAGAACCGACTTAATTATTTGTGGTATGATTATATTCCTTCCTAAGAGGGGTTAAATATCAAATCTGATCATTACAATACTACTTTAGATAGTAACTTTAGAACAATTGTTGTTCAGAttggatatatataatatatttatggtaTTGTAGATTCACATGATCTCTTTTATCATTGTTTATGCAAAAGTTCTTAATACACGTTTAAGtgctttgttttgcttttataaTTGCCCCAGATTACAATCTGGTTGTCTTGTCCCCACTCCCCACAAAGATGCCCAAAACAGTGGTGATAAGAAAGATGAGATAGACCTTTCATTCCGTTTACTCCACTCCTTTTATATAGCTAAATCAAAAAGTAAATGAGTCATGCTGAGTACTTAACTTGTAATACTCTTTAGGCCACACTAAATCACTTAACTGCTTAAGCTAAAAAGCTGTTATTTCATTCCCTTGACAACTTTGGCAAATAAACTTCAATGTCTCTCAGACACATATGTAGGCTAATTTATCTATAATTTCCATGAAGGATAAGTAGCTTCGTACCACAATTCATTGCATATCATAAGATGTATTCCATATGATTTAAGTCTAAACCATTAAGGTTACTGGGGATAATCAAATGCTTTGATTTGCATCCTTTATCTTGTCCTATCTGGCACAGAGATCTTTGAGATGGACCCTTGTACAATTATTTAGGAAAAAACACAGAAAAAACTGAAGGAGACTTAAGAGAGACGACTCATCAAGCAGGCAAGAATCAAGAACCTACAAAAGTAATTACCCAAGAAACTATATGGAGGTTTCTTAGAAATTTTCCTTGACATTCTTTCGTTAAAAAGGCCAAGTTTAACAACACAGACCACGCAAGTAGTCATGGAAGAGTGCCAATTCGAGACGAGCGAGTTACAAGCTTCGCTCATGATGTCGACTCCTTTATGGTCCGACTCATGGAGTTTATGCAACGTCGCAGATAGCTCAAAGAGTATTCAGATACAGCGCATTGCCGGAACCATGTACGTTGCTTTACCGGAGGTGGAGATAAATCAACCGGGGAACCTCGTGGACCTGAAAGTCGCCGGAAATGAGCTTTTCTCCGCCTTTTCAACATCATCAACATCTGACGAGCCTCCGCCTATGGTCAACGGTGCAATACTTGAGCTTTTTGTTTCCTCGGCTCTCTTTATTGAGTCTCAGGTTTGTTTTCTGTTTCTGTTTTCTTCAATAAATAATagataattcattaaataatattttatttgatggacTTCCTGAATTTTTCCTAGATATAATAAGTTCTACTCATAATCTATTACATGCCTTGTCAAAAAAGATCTAGCACATGAAAGCATCTTCATCGATTGGTTTATATCTTATACAGGTCTaacaaataaactaataaatctttaaaacaataaattattatatagttaaactACGaatatattataacaaaaacaaGTGGTAGAGAAATTTCTATAGGAGTTTTTTCTTAAATGAGCCTTTCCTCAGATTTCAATGGTGGTAATTGTCCACACTCCttaaattattcattttataCTCCGTTTTTAGAGTattattattgataaaaacttattaaattTCCAAAAACGATATAACTTTTTGTGAGATATCTGCTAAAAGAATTGGCTAAATTTTCACCTCTGTTGATAAAGATATCCACACCTAAGTTTTCATGAGTATTAATTTAGCTAATactaaatgtaaaataatattattatattatttaaaattatgcatagtgtaatagttaattttatttatgatttttatttttgtttacaatTTCAAAATGTACaaacaaattaattattattttaaacttgtGTATTTAGTTTATTAAACCGGATTCGCGGTCAAACCGATATATCCAGTGATTCGGTATGTAATTCGGCTTgggttttagaaaaaaattcattatttaaaaattcattaaaaccCACAAAAACCGTTAAACCTCAGAACTCGGCTACATGTTGAACCAATACGAAactttacaaattattttttcttggatttttcagttacattattagaatttgttttgtattctaattaagaatttaatatttttgttctttttccaaaaataaaaagatcataTGATCATGTGGATTATGAATCTATtaacaaaattagttgatgtgatttggcaTTAGTGTATTTTTGTTATCGATAATTTGGCTTTGGATttagatttaattttattattcatattagACATTTGGATACTTATAGATTttaagttttgatatattttattctatgtcataactcttaacttgttacaaaatattaatagtcttaatattttttttgatattttgtaagtgaaatgaaattaaaaataaagaaactaaGGTTAAATTAATggtttccaatttttttttaaacataaaatatttcttatattttcaatagtaaacatattattatataacaaaattaatttatttattaatccgCGATTCGTCCATGGTCGATTCAATAATCTGGTGATCCACcgtagttatattatttaaaaatatattctaaatgatattttactattttgaaatcatattatatataattatattttcgttttttttaactatataaatatttcctttttatttgaatagttttataaaggcaataatagtatttaaatgtatttttttaattcattaaggatatCATAATAATTAACCACCGTAAGAGTTAAAGTAAACGTGACACCTgacttcacaaataatattatagagataggCTGTAAAATCGAGTGAGGGATTTCGGCccataactttttttaaatgtttttctaattatgttattacaacGAGAAATgactcataatttttttaaattagaaaataaaaaaaatattaataagagATTTATGCTAATAAGCACCTCAAAAACTTTTAAAGGTTGTGTGATTGTGTCACCTGTGATTTGTCAGCATCATTCTTTTCAGCGAATATTCGCTTCTTTTTTTTACGCTATTGAATGAAAATAATACCTTCTActggtttttttttctaataaagaTCATTTACTATTGAAGAGTACCAATACTGTTTACAATATAAAACAGAGAGAGTAACAAAACAAGAACGGACCGTtgattttattgatatttttttttatatttggacTTTGTTGATACATTTATAAGTTAGAAATTAGTAAAACTGATTAATGTGCATGCGTCTGTTTCTATTCGATTCAGGTTGGATTTTGCTTTTAGGAAAATTTCCTGTTAGGTCATATACGGATGCTGCTTGCATAAGCTCAAAATCGTTCGGTTCAGTTTTATATGATATCGGTTAATGGAGTGATTTATGATAAAACTTAAGGGTTTATATATGATTCTCGCTTAGATATGAAAAAACCAAGCCAAATCTCTTTCCTTCATTTATCTTATCAAAATATCGTTTCCTGATTCGGTTTGTATCAGTTTTCTGCACTACTAGTCAAACTACTTAATTGGCAGTTTACCTCTAAATAGGTTTACATTAGTACTGAAAATTGTtcatttatatctttaaaaatttgttcatttattttagTTAGGTCATATCATGGCTAACTAAGTTACAAATTATAATCCCATTACACTCATGTCCCGTTAATCAGCCAGTTTATTGTAACGTAACACTCACTAAATTATGAACGTAACAGATCACACGAGGACTGGAAAAGGAAGACAGAGAACAGGTGGTAATAACCGGATATTCAACCGGCGGCACAGTTGCAGCACTCACCGCACTTTGGCTCCTCTCAGTACCTTTGTCGCCGTCATACCCTCTACTCTGCATCACCTTCGGCTCTCCTTTGCTCGGCAACCAATCTCTCTCTTCCTCAATCTCCCGATCACATGTAGCCCAAAACTTCTGCCACGTGGTTTCCATCCACGACCTCGTTCCCAGAAGAAACGATGAACAACTCTGGCCCTTTGGAACATATCTCTTCTGTTCCGACAATGGAGGTCTATGCTTAGACAATGCTGCTTCAGTTCGTAGGATGTTTCATATACTCAACTCGACAGGAACTCCAAACATTGAGGAACGTCAAAGGTACGAACACTACGTGTCTACACTCTCTCGCCAGTTTCTCATATCTAGAAGCTCTCTTAGTGAGAACATCTCAGACAATAGCTACGACGCTGGTGTTGCATTAGCCGTGGAATCTCTTGGATTCTCTGATGATCACCCAAGTGGTGTATCAGCTAAAGAATGCATAGAAACAGCCACAAGAATTAGCCGTGCTCCGATTGAGAGAGCGAGTGAGTTAGCTATTGAGCTTGGTGATGTCTTGCCATCAAGACTAGAGATTCAATGGTACAAAGACAGTTGCGAGGCGTCCCCAAAGAAGCTCGGTTACTATGATAACTTCAAACTATACTCAAATCCAAGAGAGTTAAAGGTGAACATGAGCCGCGCAAAGCTAGCTAAGTTTTGGGACCGTGTGTATGACATGGTGGAGACGAATGAGTTACCTCCTGATTTTGATTTCGAATTGAAATGGCTATTTGCGTCGCAGTTTTACCAGCTCTTAGCCGAACCACTGGACATTGCGTACTTCTACAAGTACAAATATTCAAGGACTGGTACTGGTCATTACATGGAGAATGGGAATAGGCCCAAAAGGTATTTACTGTTTGATAAGTGGTGGAAAGAAAGAGGAGAGTGTCATAGAGTGAAGACTGCGAGAACTCGATATGCTAGCACTACTCAGGATACTTGCTTTTGGGCTAAGGTTGAGGAGGCAAAAGAGTGGTTGGATGATGTGAGAAGCGAAGGTACCAATGAGCAGAGTCGAGCTTTGTTATGGGAAAAGATTTTTGGATTTGAGATATATGCTAATACATTGGTGAAGATGAAGGACGTTTCGCTTGATGTTCTTGCGGAGAACTCGAGTTACCGTGTGTGGGAGAAGAAGCTGACAGAGTTCAAAAAGGATAATGGAATTGGAATGGTTGCTGATGAGAGTGACGCAATGGAGACTTAGCTGGCTTAATAGCAACTTAATTTTTGTAACGATCTCTATCGAATGTTGTTCATCATGTTTATGTAATACTTTCTGATGTATTCTACTATTCTGAAATAATCTTTATCATTTATGTTCAATAAGTTTATGCAATTGAGTTTCTAATGTAAGCTATTAATTAGTCTAAAACCAAGATGGTTGCCTAATCTCCTACATGTAGTATAAGGTAAGCTATTTTCAGGacttaaataaataagtatattGAAAATTGTCAAGACCCACATAGGATTCTTGGAGATTGCCATAAAACACATGATCCAAGAAACTCTTTTCCCCATTCAGATTTTCTTTTCCAAGTACCTTTTTTTCagtataaataatcaaataaataagtCAAGTATACACATATATAGAGATTCTACAAaactttgtgttttcttgtttcaTCCTTTATTCATATACCTTACATAACATTTTCATACTAAGTGATTTGACTCGCACGCAATTTCCGATCATTAACAACTTTGACCAAATTAAACTTCATCGCTAAGGCGAATTATTATATGTGTTAATTAAAGATTGTAATGTGAATAGAAGAATGTTTTACATACTATTATTGATTATTGATACAATTATATTTCCTACCATTGTTGTTACAactatttgttttaatataacgtgaatacatttttttcttacaatG encodes:
- the LOC106440055 gene encoding lipase-like PAD4 codes for the protein MEECQFETSELQASLMMSTPLWSDSWSLCNVADSSKSIQIQRIAGTMYVALPEVEINQPGNLVDLKVAGNELFSAFSTSSTSDEPPPMVNGAILELFVSSALFIESQITRGLEKEDREQVVITGYSTGGTVAALTALWLLSVPLSPSYPLLCITFGSPLLGNQSLSSSISRSHVAQNFCHVVSIHDLVPRRNDEQLWPFGTYLFCSDNGGLCLDNAASVRRMFHILNSTGTPNIEERQRYEHYVSTLSRQFLISRSSLSENISDNSYDAGVALAVESLGFSDDHPSGVSAKECIETATRISRAPIERASELAIELGDVLPSRLEIQWYKDSCEASPKKLGYYDNFKLYSNPRELKVNMSRAKLAKFWDRVYDMVETNELPPDFDFELKWLFASQFYQLLAEPLDIAYFYKYKYSRTGTGHYMENGNRPKRYLLFDKWWKERGECHRVKTARTRYASTTQDTCFWAKVEEAKEWLDDVRSEGTNEQSRALLWEKIFGFEIYANTLVKMKDVSLDVLAENSSYRVWEKKLTEFKKDNGIGMVADESDAMET
- the LOC106376969 gene encoding syntaxin-122-like — encoded protein: MNDLLSRSFKRSVADDSSPPHSHTIEMPKAKYSGGNNLDKFFLDVEEVNSDLKELDRLCHSLQVSHDKSKTLHNAKAVKELKDKMDSDVSKALKTAKRVKGNLQALDRSNEVNRSLPECGPGSSSDRQRMAVVNGLRKKLKDAMDHFMRVRETISTEYRDTIHRLYFTVTGENPDEDTVDHLISTGESKTFLQKAIQEQGRGRILDTINEIQERHDAVKDIEKSLNELHQVFLDMAVLVQNQGEQLDTIEDSLKRTNTIIRSGADQLVKARFYQKNTRKWTCYAVLILIIIVVLVVLFTVKPWENNNGGGGGSNRQATPVQAQPPPSQARRLLR